Proteins encoded within one genomic window of Geotalea daltonii FRC-32:
- the wecB gene encoding non-hydrolyzing UDP-N-acetylglucosamine 2-epimerase, whose translation MTMKVMTIVGTRPEIIKLSRVIAELDRHVQHILVHSGQNYDYELNGIFFNELGIRKPDYFLEAVGPTVAHTIGNVIAKADEVLEKEQPAALLLLGDTNSCLAAIAAKRRKIPIFHMEAGNRCFDLRVPEEINRKIVDHISDINMTYTEHARRYLMAEGLRPETVLKTGSPMKEVLAHHRGQIDSSDVLKRLELQKMGYFLVSAHREENVDSEANFANLLESLSAIAETYDKPVIVSTHPRTRKRLEEKGTATLDNRIKFLKPLGFPDYVKLQMNAACVISDSGTITEESSILGFPAVTIRQAHERPEGMDEGTLIMCGLESEAVLKAIEVVMCQVSDSSPFRIVEDYDVDNVSLKVLRVILSYTDYVNRNVWKKC comes from the coding sequence ATGACCATGAAAGTAATGACCATTGTCGGGACCAGACCAGAGATAATCAAGTTGAGCAGAGTCATTGCCGAGCTTGACCGGCATGTGCAGCATATACTTGTACACTCCGGCCAGAATTATGACTACGAGTTGAATGGTATATTTTTCAATGAGCTTGGAATCAGAAAACCTGACTATTTTCTAGAAGCAGTGGGCCCAACGGTGGCCCACACTATCGGCAACGTTATTGCAAAGGCCGATGAGGTGCTAGAGAAGGAACAACCGGCGGCCCTGCTGTTGCTGGGGGATACCAATAGCTGCTTGGCGGCGATTGCTGCGAAACGGCGGAAGATTCCTATTTTTCATATGGAAGCTGGCAATCGCTGCTTCGATCTGCGCGTTCCCGAGGAAATCAACCGCAAAATAGTAGATCACATAAGCGACATCAACATGACCTACACGGAACATGCTCGCCGATATCTGATGGCAGAGGGGCTGCGTCCTGAAACGGTATTAAAGACAGGTTCCCCTATGAAGGAGGTTCTTGCACATCACCGAGGGCAGATAGACAGCTCCGATGTGCTTAAACGGCTTGAGCTGCAGAAAATGGGATATTTTCTAGTAAGCGCCCACCGTGAAGAAAATGTGGACAGTGAGGCAAATTTCGCTAATCTGCTTGAATCTCTTTCTGCCATTGCAGAGACGTATGATAAGCCGGTCATTGTGTCCACCCATCCGCGTACCAGAAAAAGGCTTGAAGAAAAAGGCACTGCCACTCTTGATAACCGTATTAAGTTCCTTAAGCCCTTAGGTTTTCCGGATTATGTAAAACTGCAGATGAACGCTGCCTGTGTTATTTCAGACAGTGGCACAATTACGGAGGAATCGTCCATCCTTGGCTTCCCAGCAGTTACAATTCGCCAGGCCCATGAGCGGCCGGAAGGGATGGACGAGGGAACCTTGATAATGTGCGGTCTTGAATCAGAGGCGGTGCTGAAAGCAATTGAAGTAGTAATGTGTCAGGTTTCAGACTCCAGTCCTTTTAGAATTGTAGAAGATTATGATGTTGATAATGTCTCTCTTAAAGTGCTACGGGTTATCCTCAGCTATACCGATTATGTAAACCGAAATGTCTGGAAGAAATGTTAA
- a CDS encoding polysaccharide biosynthesis protein produces the protein MFKNKILLITGGTGSFGNAVLRRFLDTDIKEIRVFSRDEKKQEDMRINLNNSKVKFYIGDVRHYDSVYSAMSGVDFVFHAAALKQVPSCEFYPMEAVRTNILGTENVLNAALASGVKKVITLSTDKAVYPINAMGISKAMMEKLMVAKARMTDSSNTVCTGTRYGNVMASRGSVIPLFVKQIKEGKPLTVTDPNMTRFLMSLDDAVDLVLYAFQNARPGDIFVQKAPASTIMDLAVAVKELFNAENEVRIIGTRHGEKLYETLLTREELAKAQDLGGYYRIIPDDRDLNYGKYFTEGQEQVSLIVDYNSHNTQRLTIPEIKEKLLKLDFIQQELSGGIGCAY, from the coding sequence ATGTTTAAGAACAAAATCCTTCTTATAACTGGCGGCACAGGTTCATTCGGCAATGCCGTGCTCCGCCGCTTTCTTGATACTGATATTAAGGAGATCCGTGTTTTTTCCCGCGACGAGAAAAAGCAAGAGGATATGCGGATTAATCTAAATAACTCCAAGGTCAAGTTCTACATTGGTGATGTCAGGCACTATGACAGTGTCTACTCTGCAATGAGTGGTGTTGACTTTGTCTTCCACGCAGCTGCCCTAAAACAGGTTCCATCTTGCGAGTTTTATCCGATGGAGGCTGTGCGGACAAATATCCTGGGAACAGAGAACGTTCTCAATGCTGCTTTAGCTAGTGGTGTGAAAAAGGTCATTACTCTTAGTACTGATAAGGCTGTTTATCCGATCAATGCAATGGGAATATCAAAGGCAATGATGGAGAAACTTATGGTTGCCAAAGCTCGCATGACAGACAGTTCCAATACTGTCTGCACAGGTACCCGGTATGGGAATGTTATGGCTTCTCGTGGATCTGTCATACCTCTCTTCGTCAAGCAGATAAAAGAGGGTAAGCCATTGACTGTAACTGATCCTAATATGACTCGTTTCCTCATGTCTCTTGATGATGCTGTTGATCTTGTTCTTTACGCTTTCCAGAATGCAAGGCCAGGGGATATTTTTGTACAAAAAGCGCCAGCATCTACAATCATGGATTTAGCAGTTGCCGTTAAGGAACTTTTTAATGCAGAGAATGAAGTTCGTATTATCGGTACGCGACATGGTGAGAAACTATACGAGACCTTGCTGACCCGCGAGGAACTTGCCAAAGCACAGGATCTCGGTGGCTATTACCGAATCATTCCCGACGACCGTGATCTGAATTACGGCAAATATTTCACTGAAGGACAGGAACAAGTATCTCTCATCGTGGATTACAACTCCCACAACACGCAACGGCTTACTATACCCGAGATCAAGGAAAAGTTATTGAAACTGGATTTTATTCAGCAAGAGCTTAGTGGAGGTATCGGGTGCGCATACTGA
- a CDS encoding glycosyltransferase family 4 protein, whose product MRIALITDAFPPLRSSGAVQLRDLSLEFAKQGHEITTLVAAPELEEDWRIETWNDVRIARLKSPKTKDIGYVRRTIGEFRMPFSMLHNFRKCPLANEHWDGVVWYSPTIFLGPFANALKQLSKCRSYLIIRDIFPEWAVDMGLMGRGLPYRFFKLIANYQYSIADVIGAQTFGNLTYFTDWASRPGRRVEVLQNWLSDVPNSGCSIRICDTSLAGRKIFVYAGNMGVAQGMGILLNLAESLVSRKDIGFLFVGRGSDAQRLRRDALTRGLDNVVFFDEIDPDEITGLYAQCHVGMVALDPRHKTHNIPGKFVSYMQSGLPVLARINPGNDLCLLIEKEHVGRVCTATSVDSLGSMAQALVTDIAKDDGFKNRCKALAARLFSPEIAVRQIVEALRA is encoded by the coding sequence ATGCGTATTGCCTTAATCACTGATGCTTTTCCGCCGCTCCGATCATCAGGGGCCGTTCAGTTGCGGGACTTATCCTTGGAGTTTGCCAAGCAGGGGCATGAGATCACAACGCTGGTAGCGGCCCCTGAACTGGAAGAGGATTGGCGTATTGAGACATGGAATGATGTTCGCATCGCCCGCTTGAAATCTCCCAAGACCAAGGACATAGGCTACGTACGGCGTACGATCGGAGAGTTCCGCATGCCGTTCTCGATGCTGCACAACTTTCGTAAGTGTCCACTGGCGAATGAACATTGGGATGGTGTTGTTTGGTATTCCCCTACAATTTTCTTGGGACCCTTTGCAAACGCACTGAAGCAATTAAGTAAATGCAGAAGTTATCTCATCATCCGCGATATTTTTCCTGAGTGGGCAGTCGATATGGGCCTTATGGGCAGAGGGCTGCCCTATAGGTTCTTCAAATTGATTGCGAACTACCAGTACTCTATTGCTGATGTCATAGGGGCACAGACCTTTGGAAATCTGACCTATTTTACTGACTGGGCTTCTCGGCCTGGCCGCCGTGTTGAGGTTTTGCAAAACTGGCTGAGCGATGTGCCTAATTCGGGATGCAGCATCAGGATTTGTGACACCTCGTTGGCCGGTCGAAAGATTTTTGTCTATGCTGGCAATATGGGCGTGGCGCAAGGCATGGGGATTTTGCTGAACCTTGCTGAAAGTTTAGTGAGTAGAAAAGACATCGGTTTTCTCTTTGTTGGGCGTGGTAGTGATGCTCAACGGTTGCGCCGTGATGCTTTAACACGTGGGTTAGATAACGTGGTTTTTTTTGACGAGATTGACCCCGATGAGATTACTGGTCTGTACGCTCAATGCCATGTGGGGATGGTTGCATTGGACCCTCGCCATAAGACCCACAATATACCAGGCAAATTTGTATCTTATATGCAATCCGGTCTGCCGGTGCTCGCCAGAATAAATCCAGGCAATGATTTGTGTCTTTTGATAGAGAAAGAGCATGTCGGCCGCGTTTGTACCGCCACATCAGTTGATTCGCTCGGATCAATGGCACAGGCTTTGGTTACCGACATTGCCAAAGATGATGGTTTTAAGAACCGCTGCAAAGCCTTGGCCGCAAGATTGTTTTCTCCAGAGATTGCAGTCAGGCAGATTGTCGAGGCGCTGCGAGCATGA
- a CDS encoding ATP-binding protein: MIERFKYAAVMKSVQTFPVTALLGPRQVGKTTLAKQLAGQYGGSTIYLDLELPSDLNKLQSPELYLREHSDALIIIDEIQRKPELFALLRALVDQERRPGRFMILGSASPDLMRHASESLAGRVVYHELPPLCLTETGSDSIRKLWLRGGYPNSFLAGSDAESHQWRQAFIATYLERDIPQLGVRIPAAQLGRFWTMLAHLNGQLWNASHIAAGMGLSSTTMRHYLDVLEDTFIIRQLKPWFANTGKRLTKAPKIYLRDTGLLHSLLQLGTEDLLMSHPGVGSSWEGFVIEQILATLPDGYQSFFYRTNAGAEIDMILADGKKKIAVEVKYSATPKVSKGFWFAFKDLGCHKGYVVYPGRDRYPIGEGVEALPAVELSEIVNQ; the protein is encoded by the coding sequence ATGATTGAGCGATTTAAATATGCGGCGGTGATGAAGTCGGTGCAAACGTTTCCGGTCACCGCGCTTTTGGGGCCGCGCCAGGTAGGCAAAACCACGCTTGCCAAGCAGTTGGCCGGGCAGTATGGTGGCTCCACCATCTATCTCGATCTGGAACTCCCTTCCGATCTTAACAAACTGCAATCACCGGAATTATACCTGCGGGAACATAGCGATGCACTGATCATTATTGACGAGATCCAGCGTAAACCGGAGCTCTTTGCCCTACTGAGGGCATTGGTTGATCAGGAACGACGTCCTGGACGTTTTATGATTCTCGGATCAGCCTCACCTGATCTCATGCGTCATGCGTCGGAAAGCCTTGCCGGACGTGTTGTCTATCATGAGTTACCACCCCTTTGTCTCACAGAAACCGGTTCCGACAGTATCCGTAAACTATGGTTGCGTGGTGGCTATCCCAACAGCTTCCTTGCCGGATCTGATGCTGAAAGCCACCAATGGCGGCAAGCCTTTATTGCCACATATCTGGAGCGGGACATTCCCCAGCTTGGCGTACGTATTCCTGCAGCACAACTGGGCCGTTTCTGGACAATGTTGGCGCACCTGAATGGGCAACTCTGGAATGCCAGCCACATCGCTGCCGGCATGGGGCTCTCATCGACGACTATGCGGCATTACCTCGATGTTCTTGAGGATACGTTCATTATCCGGCAACTGAAACCGTGGTTCGCAAATACCGGTAAACGTCTGACCAAGGCACCGAAAATATATTTGCGAGACACAGGATTGCTCCATAGCTTACTGCAACTGGGTACTGAGGATCTCTTGATGAGCCATCCTGGTGTTGGCAGCTCGTGGGAGGGATTCGTGATCGAGCAGATACTGGCTACGCTCCCTGATGGCTATCAGTCTTTTTTCTATCGCACAAACGCTGGTGCAGAAATAGACATGATTCTCGCCGATGGGAAGAAAAAGATCGCAGTCGAGGTAAAATATTCCGCCACCCCTAAAGTGTCAAAGGGCTTTTGGTTTGCTTTCAAAGATCTAGGCTGTCACAAGGGGTATGTAGTATATCCGGGCAGAGACCGCTATCCGATCGGGGAGGGTGTCGAAGCATTGCCGGCTGTGGAACTTTCTGAAATTGTCAATCAGTGA
- a CDS encoding glycosyltransferase family 4 protein yields the protein MIKEQKPKILTLVGFYLPGYKAGGPLRTIANMVEHLNDYEFWIITRDRDLGDESPYEEIKPDKWQRVGNAMVHYLSPERCTIRRLAVLIAETSYDVLYINSFFDPFFTVRPLLARKLGLLPNKPVIIAPRGEFSEGAIKIKRHKKHLFIKLAGLIRLYANVVWHASSTHEAQDVLRVLGMGSGTIHVALDLPSRKSLIASGVSPQAESADAVTRVVFLSRISPKKNLDYALKALSKVKQKILFNIYGPAEDQSYWNRCQETISQLPANISVKYWGAVHPDQVSSIFNAHDLFFFPTRGENYGHVIAEALSVGTAVLLSDQTPWRDLQSEHLGWDLPLENIDEFARIIEEYAIMPIEEKLAWRKDIISKTTKRLSKNETIEANRSLFMSVVNK from the coding sequence ATGATTAAAGAGCAAAAACCTAAAATACTCACTCTCGTTGGGTTTTACCTCCCCGGATACAAAGCTGGAGGCCCACTGCGCACAATTGCCAATATGGTTGAACATCTCAACGATTATGAATTTTGGATTATAACCAGAGACAGAGATTTAGGTGACGAATCGCCCTATGAAGAGATTAAGCCTGATAAGTGGCAGAGGGTCGGCAATGCAATGGTGCATTATCTATCACCTGAAAGGTGCACAATTCGTAGGCTAGCTGTTCTTATTGCAGAAACTTCATATGATGTATTGTACATAAATAGTTTTTTTGACCCGTTTTTTACAGTTAGACCACTATTGGCACGAAAACTTGGATTACTGCCTAATAAACCTGTTATTATTGCCCCACGTGGGGAATTTTCAGAAGGTGCAATCAAAATAAAACGACATAAAAAGCACTTATTTATCAAATTAGCTGGTTTGATCAGGCTTTATGCCAATGTTGTATGGCACGCGTCTAGTACTCATGAAGCACAGGATGTACTTCGTGTTTTAGGTATGGGGTCTGGCACCATCCATGTTGCCCTTGATTTACCCAGTCGAAAGAGCCTGATCGCTTCGGGTGTCTCTCCGCAGGCCGAGTCTGCAGACGCAGTGACAAGAGTTGTTTTTCTCTCACGTATTTCGCCTAAGAAAAATTTGGATTACGCATTAAAAGCTCTAAGCAAAGTAAAGCAAAAAATTCTTTTCAATATCTATGGACCAGCTGAAGACCAATCATATTGGAATCGCTGCCAAGAAACTATTTCACAGTTGCCCGCAAACATTTCAGTGAAATATTGGGGGGCAGTGCATCCAGATCAAGTGTCATCAATTTTTAATGCTCATGATTTATTTTTTTTCCCTACGCGCGGAGAAAATTACGGACATGTAATTGCTGAGGCACTTTCTGTTGGCACTGCAGTTTTACTGAGCGATCAGACTCCATGGCGTGATTTGCAATCGGAACATCTTGGTTGGGACTTGCCACTGGAAAATATCGATGAATTTGCTCGAATTATAGAGGAATATGCAATTATGCCTATTGAAGAAAAGTTAGCATGGCGCAAAGATATTATCAGCAAAACCACCAAACGTTTGAGCAAGAATGAAACAATAGAAGCGAATCGTAGCTTATTTATGAGTGTTGTAAATAAGTGA
- a CDS encoding MraY family glycosyltransferase, whose translation MPLTTYFYIFISALMTSVILIPPISRLAIRVGGIDKPDERKVHCDETPRLGGIAIFSAFLFSTLFFCDIDRQIKGFLSGAVIIFLTGLADDLTNLSPKQKFLGEIIAAAVAVIVGGLELSSLGNPFGLGQITLGPLAIPFTIFAVVGVTNAVNLLDGLDGLAAGGTAIACLAFGTLAYQTGNHSLLALDAALLAAIVGFLRYNTYPATIFMGDSGSLFLGYCMGIFSVMLVTTAAAEISVFVPLVVLAVPIIDTLVVMSNRLFKGKKIFSPDKSHIHHRLLDLGIGHKYCVILVYGISYFLSLFAVVCYRFPEYVLVTVLIVGATFFYIVVNLICRKKIAERIELKSNQPIRETRTYRRMVEFSQRLLVLLKYLLLTILILALFTPSGNNPKVIFTASLLLLLFAILLLLMKDKEDMFLHFALYLNGAFVIFIMENLGRETTLLGIPLLTISNHLFFSLLAVEGAKIFLRKRTDYLISNPFEYLILLIVIAVPLLPTDFTSRYHLLTVAAKSVIMFVAYRLVLLRQVSKNKKIVFATFIALIIFIAKYLMSNDFQL comes from the coding sequence ATGCCGTTGACCACTTATTTTTACATATTTATCTCCGCTCTGATGACTTCCGTTATTCTTATCCCCCCCATCTCTCGCCTTGCTATCCGGGTTGGTGGCATAGATAAACCTGATGAACGCAAGGTGCATTGCGATGAGACTCCCCGTCTTGGTGGAATTGCTATTTTCAGTGCATTTCTATTTTCAACACTGTTCTTCTGCGATATTGATCGGCAAATAAAAGGGTTCCTTTCCGGAGCCGTGATAATTTTCCTTACTGGTTTGGCCGATGACCTGACAAATCTTTCTCCAAAGCAAAAATTCCTTGGTGAAATCATTGCGGCAGCAGTGGCTGTTATTGTTGGCGGGCTTGAACTTTCTTCCTTGGGAAACCCTTTTGGCCTGGGACAAATAACTCTGGGGCCACTCGCCATTCCGTTTACTATCTTTGCTGTGGTTGGGGTCACTAATGCAGTCAATCTTCTTGACGGACTAGATGGTTTGGCTGCCGGCGGGACTGCCATTGCTTGTCTGGCGTTTGGTACCCTTGCCTATCAGACTGGCAATCATTCTTTGCTTGCGCTGGATGCCGCCCTCCTTGCGGCTATTGTGGGTTTTCTCCGCTACAACACCTACCCGGCTACAATTTTCATGGGGGATTCAGGAAGTCTCTTCCTTGGTTACTGCATGGGAATTTTTTCAGTTATGCTTGTTACGACCGCTGCTGCTGAAATTTCAGTATTTGTACCGCTTGTTGTCCTCGCAGTTCCTATTATCGACACATTGGTTGTGATGTCCAACAGGCTGTTTAAGGGCAAGAAGATTTTTTCACCTGACAAGTCGCATATCCATCACAGGCTGCTTGATCTGGGCATTGGGCATAAATATTGTGTCATTCTGGTATATGGCATTAGCTATTTTCTAAGCCTGTTTGCTGTAGTTTGTTATAGATTCCCAGAATATGTTCTTGTCACTGTTTTGATTGTTGGAGCGACTTTTTTTTATATTGTGGTGAATCTTATCTGTCGCAAAAAAATAGCCGAACGCATTGAATTGAAAAGCAACCAGCCCATTAGGGAAACACGGACCTATCGGCGGATGGTTGAGTTTTCGCAACGCTTATTGGTATTGTTAAAATATTTGCTCTTGACGATTCTAATCCTTGCTCTGTTTACACCCTCCGGCAATAATCCGAAGGTTATTTTCACGGCAAGTTTATTACTGCTGCTGTTTGCTATCCTTTTGTTGCTCATGAAGGATAAGGAGGACATGTTCCTCCATTTCGCTCTCTATTTGAATGGGGCATTTGTTATCTTCATCATGGAAAATCTCGGCAGAGAGACGACCCTGCTTGGTATTCCATTGCTTACCATTTCCAATCATCTTTTCTTTTCTCTACTGGCTGTTGAGGGAGCCAAGATCTTCCTGCGGAAGCGGACAGATTATCTTATCAGCAACCCATTCGAATATCTGATTCTCCTCATAGTTATTGCTGTTCCACTTTTGCCGACCGATTTCACCAGTCGGTATCACCTGCTTACCGTTGCTGCAAAGTCGGTTATTATGTTTGTCGCCTACAGGCTGGTTCTCCTGCGTCAGGTCAGCAAGAACAAGAAAATTGTCTTTGCCACATTCATTGCCTTAATCATCTTTATTGCAAAATATCTCATGTCTAATGATTTTCAATTGTGA
- a CDS encoding dTDP-4-dehydrorhamnose reductase family protein, whose translation MRILILGGDGMLGHQLLKHLQPRHEVKVTLRQDLGTYSSLGMFTSENAYDGVDVRSLERLVEVLSDFRPEAIINAVGIVKQRPDAKESIPSLEINALLPHRLAVLCKGIGARLIHLSTDCVFSGKKGSYLESDLSDAEDLYGKTKFLGEVHDTNCLTLRTSIIGHELSRHKSLLDWFLAQTGAVKGFTNAIYTGFTTIEMSRIIEKMLLDFPNASGVYQVSSEPINKYELLLLFREKLGHNIELIADSTFCCDRSLDSARFRREFNYTPPSWPAMIEGLNR comes from the coding sequence GTGCGCATACTGATTTTAGGTGGTGATGGCATGCTAGGTCATCAACTGCTGAAACACCTGCAACCTCGACATGAAGTGAAGGTAACTCTTCGTCAGGATTTAGGTACTTATTCTTCACTTGGAATGTTCACTAGTGAAAATGCTTATGACGGAGTAGATGTCCGCTCACTGGAAAGGCTTGTTGAAGTATTGTCAGATTTTCGCCCTGAGGCGATAATCAACGCTGTCGGTATAGTAAAGCAGAGACCTGATGCCAAGGAAAGCATTCCGAGCCTGGAGATTAACGCATTACTTCCGCACAGGCTGGCGGTGCTTTGCAAGGGGATAGGAGCTAGGCTGATTCATTTGAGTACTGACTGTGTTTTTTCAGGGAAAAAGGGTAGCTACCTGGAGAGTGATCTTTCCGACGCTGAAGATTTGTACGGTAAAACGAAATTTCTGGGGGAGGTCCACGATACTAATTGTCTGACTTTGAGAACATCTATCATAGGACATGAACTCTCCAGGCACAAGAGTCTGCTTGACTGGTTTCTTGCCCAGACTGGCGCTGTAAAAGGCTTCACCAATGCCATCTACACCGGATTTACCACTATCGAGATGAGCAGAATCATCGAGAAGATGTTGCTTGATTTTCCTAATGCATCAGGGGTATATCAGGTATCCAGTGAACCTATCAACAAATACGAATTGTTACTACTGTTTCGTGAGAAACTAGGTCATAACATTGAACTCATCGCTGATAGTACCTTCTGCTGTGACCGGAGTCTCGATTCCGCCAGGTTTCGTCGCGAGTTTAATTATACACCGCCATCCTGGCCTGCAATGATTGAGGGGTTGAATCGATGA
- a CDS encoding capsule assembly Wzi family protein: MSGKFYFCNLWLFCALISAGYCLVGTAPSAWALSSSNIPLDSPIYSYLEKLGGLGLIKSDVKGIRPFSKAEAARLVLEAEGNLTAADVGQQPFANELIARIHDLIPREISLRKNPDQKPPVLDHNLISSLRFRYVYLDGTSRNYERPVHDPGDDGVFGLGSGLRPINPYPSPAQQRGAEGTPLLENNNGVIYRDGSNGELRWAAEAYLSDKVTGLIEPSILIGDDNRIRMNRGYVKLGGGGIELEFGKDENWLGQGYRGNITLTSNAENFTLVKLSSPEPVRVGWLSWLGDLKYALIASRFDKTNTGGVERQPWFYALKLVSKPTDNLEIGFNLGRQVGGPGVKSGTGDTLRGLIGGTSADNSNGMAGFELRYRMPWLRNTELYGEFSGEDTASFWPIVESYVAGFYIPRLTGDGRNDFRFEFFQGNQILYTNGTFPEGYLYKGLPIGHSQGGAVQDFFARYSHWFSVRNNLALEYIFTQRGNLGRVKVDSSGNFDANGTLQAVERKHAGRIHWRLPIYGDMDAELTYGYERISNFDLVPGAGRKNQLFVAEITYRY, encoded by the coding sequence ATGTCTGGTAAATTTTATTTTTGCAATCTCTGGTTGTTCTGCGCCCTGATATCAGCAGGTTATTGTCTGGTCGGCACTGCACCTAGTGCCTGGGCTCTTTCATCTTCCAATATCCCCCTCGATAGCCCCATCTATTCCTACCTGGAAAAGCTTGGTGGTCTTGGTTTGATAAAAAGCGATGTAAAAGGCATCAGGCCTTTTTCCAAGGCTGAAGCTGCAAGGCTCGTGCTCGAAGCGGAAGGGAACCTTACTGCCGCCGACGTAGGCCAACAGCCTTTTGCAAATGAACTGATCGCCCGCATTCATGATCTGATCCCCCGTGAGATATCGCTGCGTAAAAATCCTGATCAAAAGCCGCCGGTTCTCGACCACAATCTGATCTCCTCCCTGCGTTTCCGCTATGTCTACCTGGATGGTACATCGCGCAACTATGAGCGTCCAGTCCATGATCCCGGCGATGACGGTGTCTTCGGCCTTGGCTCAGGGTTGCGACCGATAAATCCTTACCCATCGCCTGCCCAGCAGCGTGGGGCCGAGGGGACGCCGCTTCTTGAAAACAACAACGGCGTTATTTACCGTGACGGCAGCAATGGCGAGCTTCGTTGGGCGGCGGAGGCCTATCTGAGTGATAAGGTGACCGGTCTCATTGAACCGTCCATTCTCATCGGGGATGATAATCGGATCAGGATGAATCGCGGTTACGTCAAGCTTGGAGGCGGCGGCATCGAGCTTGAGTTTGGCAAGGACGAGAACTGGCTTGGCCAAGGCTATCGCGGCAATATTACCCTTACCAGTAATGCCGAAAACTTTACCCTTGTAAAACTGTCAAGCCCGGAGCCGGTGCGTGTCGGGTGGCTTTCGTGGCTAGGTGATCTTAAGTATGCCCTTATCGCGTCACGGTTCGACAAGACCAATACCGGCGGAGTAGAGCGTCAGCCATGGTTTTACGCACTGAAGCTGGTATCGAAGCCGACCGACAATCTGGAGATTGGTTTCAACCTGGGCCGGCAAGTTGGGGGGCCTGGCGTTAAGAGCGGCACCGGCGATACTTTACGTGGGTTGATCGGTGGCACCAGTGCCGACAATTCCAATGGAATGGCTGGCTTCGAACTTCGCTATCGCATGCCATGGCTGCGCAACACGGAACTATACGGGGAGTTTTCAGGCGAGGATACCGCTTCATTCTGGCCTATAGTTGAGAGCTATGTGGCCGGCTTTTATATCCCCCGCCTGACGGGTGACGGCAGGAATGATTTCCGCTTCGAGTTTTTCCAGGGCAACCAGATCCTCTATACCAACGGCACCTTTCCGGAGGGGTATCTTTACAAAGGGCTGCCCATCGGACATTCCCAAGGCGGGGCCGTTCAGGACTTCTTTGCCCGCTATAGTCATTGGTTTTCCGTACGCAACAACCTTGCCCTCGAATACATCTTCACCCAACGGGGCAACCTGGGGCGGGTGAAGGTGGACAGTTCCGGTAACTTTGATGCCAACGGGACCCTGCAGGCGGTGGAACGGAAGCACGCAGGAAGAATCCACTGGCGGTTGCCCATCTACGGCGATATGGATGCCGAGCTGACCTATGGGTATGAGCGGATCAGCAACTTTGACCTTGTCCCAGGGGCAGGCAGGAAGAATCAGCTCTTTGTTGCGGAAATAACCTATCGATATTGA
- a CDS encoding WbuC family cupin fold metalloprotein, with the protein MTVTRFSHEYLGITIDKAKHSPRLRHHCNIHQSYDDPCQRLFNAIGMGSYIRPHRHSWDPKAECLVAVLGLFALVTFDDDGSVYEVVRFGTEKYGQAEDLSVGVELPSGTWHTVIALVPDSVLLELKAGPFDAKAAKEPALWAPMEGSPEASFYLHYLFRLVHSS; encoded by the coding sequence ATGACAGTCACACGATTTTCACATGAATATCTTGGAATTACGATCGACAAAGCAAAACACTCACCACGTTTGAGGCATCACTGTAATATTCATCAGAGCTATGACGACCCTTGCCAGCGTTTATTCAATGCGATCGGCATGGGCAGTTATATTCGACCCCATCGGCACTCATGGGACCCTAAAGCTGAATGCCTTGTGGCAGTTCTTGGGCTATTTGCATTAGTGACGTTTGACGACGATGGGTCTGTTTACGAAGTTGTTCGCTTTGGCACGGAAAAATATGGACAAGCTGAAGACCTGAGCGTTGGAGTCGAATTGCCTTCTGGAACTTGGCACACAGTCATTGCCTTGGTGCCGGATTCGGTGTTACTTGAGTTGAAAGCTGGACCATTTGATGCTAAGGCGGCAAAGGAGCCTGCTCTGTGGGCACCTATGGAGGGTTCGCCTGAAGCTAGTTTCTATCTACATTATCTCTTTCGTTTAGTCCATAGTTCTTGA